One Primulina huaijiensis isolate GDHJ02 chromosome 8, ASM1229523v2, whole genome shotgun sequence genomic region harbors:
- the LOC140982540 gene encoding uncharacterized protein At4g10930 codes for MDVDLVTEEMWEGDNCILDENNEDILNFDGERCGICMDVIIDRGVLDCCQHWFCFACIDNWATITSLCPLCQNEFQLITCVPVYDTVGGYKTDEDTIHRDDDWLIEGKNNTLSFPSYYIDENAVVCLDENGCKIRSGLVAVEEDLDVDTSIACDSCDKWYHAFCVGFDPEGTSDSSWLCPRCFVDNVSQNPHEVLTSKQSNQLGSGLSSGYCLAKSSFSERVSISVADDGETAIVISLLEGNQRTEESRESVLGCGEDVKNTLSTSNSNVLNSKETLFYRNGAKLNLGQPEMEFTLLEDGSYSPSHSLSSPKLKMSTGDADNISPEHSNNRIRDLGFNHNIGSSGLTVMTDLKVEDEAEDQVPEDAEPNKNLEEYLLPADKKASNKMEVLSVNSTTPDEKETIIKVTGAKRKLGDRRNDGNAREASADGKFTPKKIRPDRNNQLICMKDQTAEPAQVDISAIVQGTDHRSHNQHEHKLCSNETSKERESAVRLRLKKIMRRTGDGKDSSALVQELRRKIREAVRDKSSKDPGKTLFDPKLLEAFRAALAGSGTENMKPSLDMKAKRSLLQKGKVRESLTKKIYGSGGKRRRAWTRECEIEFWKHRCIKTTRTEKIQALNSVLDQLRDDSGYSDKTTGKEEAAKVSILSRLYLADTSVFPRKNDIQPVSALKDVATLEQKREVGLTEKASKSSTVDHSDKILSKNSSWPVVSHHLDVKGTDKSVKGLKAETASSEVHQKRLPKGSSTPASCGMKASSEKDTVNKLDVTKGDKRKWALEVLARKTASSNKNVAREKDGDSAILKGNYSLLAQLPKEMQPVLAPCRHNKISVPVRQAQLYRLAEHFLKKVNPSSVVRTAETELAVADAVNIEKEVADKSNSKLVYVNLCSQEVLRRSDSMNSDKIKDSNLCSTSEALSDEAADETNCILSDLVVEDALRSAGLMSDSPPNSPTGSVDDIKKGAGSEKSEDEGPDDVFEVDSHPELDIYGDFEYNLEDDDFIGAGGPKISELQPEPKIKMVFSSLNLGKTNGTLGIQVHEGIADFGALKGSSYLLESQNKPSGGSSVANVGSEDYPVTNSLVDGNKEPSLADCEELYGPDKEPLIVKYSYSLSTTPVEQIVKKTLLGDSSDAEKDSGKAIENHVGNSNVVANSDAEKDSGKAIENHVGNSNVVANSNSSPMLEESSSCSQKRENVSKKEKKSYVDNKKESKSSNSVMHKVEAYIKEHVRPLCKSGVITVEQYRWAVQKTTEKVMKYHSKEKNANFLIKEGEKVKKLAGQYVEASQKAK; via the exons AGATGATGACTGGTTAATTGAAGGGAAAAATAACACCCTTTCTTTTCCCTCATACTATATTGATGAGAAT GCAGTTGTCTGTTTGGATGAAAATGGCTGCAAAATTCGAAGTGGATTAGTTGCAGTTGAAGAAGATTTGGATGTTGATACATCCATTGCTTGTGATTCATGTGATAAATG GTATCATGCTTTTTGTGTGGGATTTGATCCTGAAGGCACTAGTGACAGCTCATGGCTGTGCCCCAG ATGTTTTGTTGATAATGTCTCTCAAAATCCACACGAGGTCTTAACATCAAAGCAAAGTAACCAGCTTGGTTCAGGACTTTCTAGCGGTTATTGTCTAGCAAAATCTTCTTTCTCTGAAAGGGTATCAATATCCGTAGCTGATGATGGAGAGACAGCTATAGTCATTTCATTACTTGAAGGGAACCAAAGGACTGAAGAATCAAGAGAATCAGTATTGGGATGTGGCGAGGACGTGAAAAACACATTGTCCACGTCTAATTCTAACGTTCTGAATTCAAAGGAAACTTTATTCTATCGGAATGGTGCTAAATTAAACTTGGGTCAACCAGAAATGGAATTTACTTTATTGGAAGATGGTAGTTACAGTCCATCTCATTCATTATCCTCTCCTAAGTTAAAAATGAGTACTGGTGATGCAGACAATATATCACCAGAACATTCAAACAACAGAATACGCGACTTAGGCTTCAATCATAATATTGGTTCATCGGGACTCACGGTTATGACTG ACTTGAAGGTCGAGGACGAAGCTGAAGATCAAGTTCCAGAAGATGCGgaaccaaataaaaatttagaagaATATCTTTTACCAG CTGACAAAAAGGCATCCAATAAAATGGAGGTACTATCAGTTAACAGTACGACGCCTGACGAAAAAGAAACCATCATCAAAGTTACTGGTGCTAAAAGGAAGCTTGGAGATAGAAG AAATGATGGTAATGCAAGAGAAGCTAGTGCTGATGGAAAATTTACTCCTAAGAAAATCAGGCCTGATAGGAACAATCAACTGATTTGTATGAAGGATCAAACAGCCGAACCTGCTCAAGTTGATATATCAGCTATAGTTCAGGGAACAGATCATAGATCTCATAATCAGCATGAACATAAACTTTGTTCCAATGAAACCTCTAAAGAAAGAGAAAGTGCTGTTAGGTTGAGGCTCAAAAAGATTATGAGGAGAACTGGTGATGGTAAAGATTCGTCAGCTTTAGTTCAAGAGCTTAGAAGAAAAATCAGAGAAGCTGTTCGTGATAAATCCTCTAAAGACCCTGGTAAAACTCTTTTTGATCCAAAACTTCTGGAAGCTTTCCGAGCTGCTTTGGCAGGATCAGGGACTGAAAACATGAAGCCATCTCTGGATATGAAGGCAAAAAGGTCATTATTGCAGAAGGGAAAAGTGCGTGAAAGcctgacaaaaaaaatttatgggaGTGGAGGAAAACGGAGAAGAGCATGGACTCGGGAATGTGAAATTGAGTTTTGGAAACATCGCTGCATAAAAACAACCAGGACTGAAAAAATTCAGGCTTTGAATTCGGTTCTTGACCAGCTAAGAGATGATTCTGGTTACTCTGATAAAACAACTGGGAAGGAAGAGGCGGCAAAAGTTTCCATACTTTCAAGGTTGTATTTAGCTGACACGTCTGTGTTTCCAAGGAAGAATGACATCCAGCCTGTTTCTGCCCTTAAAGATGTTGCAACCCTCGAACAGAAGAGAGAAGTTGGTCTGACAGAAAAAGCATCAAAATCATCGACTGTAGACCACTCTGATAAAATTTTATCGAAGAACTCGTCATGGCCCGTGGTTTCTCATCATTTAGATGTTAAAGGGACTGATAAGAGTGTCAAGGGTTTGAAGGCTGAAACAGCTTCCAGTGAAGTGCATCAGAAAAGATTACCCAAAGGATCTTCTACTCCTGCATCATGTGGAATGAAGGCATCTTCTGAGAAGGATACAGTGAATAAATTGGATGTTACAAAAGGTGATAAAAGGAAATGGGCCTTGGAAGTTCTGGCAAGGAAAACGGCATCCTCAAACAAGAATGTCGCACGAGAGAAAGACGGGGACAGTGCCATTCTTAAAGGGAACTATTCATTATTG GCTCAGCTACCGAAAGAAATGCAACCGGTTTTGGCACCTTGTCGTCACAATAAAATCTCAGTACCAGTTAGGCAG GCTCAACTTTATCGCTTAGCCGAGCACTTTTTGAAGAAAGTAAATCCATCATCTGTTGTCAGAACAGCTGAAACAGAGTTGGCTGTTGCGGATGCTGTAAATATCGAAAAGGAAGTAGCTGACAAATCAAATAGCAAATTAGTGTATGTGAATCTGTGTTCGCAGGAGGTATTGCGAAGATCAGACAGCATGAATTCTGATAAAATTAAAGACTCCAATCTTTGCTCTACTTCAGAGGCCCTCTCTGACGAAGCAGCTGATGAAACTAACTGTATCCTTTCGGATTTAGTAGTTGAGGACGCACTTAGAAGTGCAGGTCTCATGTCTGACTCCCCACCAAATAGTCCCACTGGCTCTGTTGATGATATAAAAAAGGGAGCTGGCTCGGAAAAAAGTGAAGATGAAGGACCTGATgatgtatttgaagttgattCTCATCCAGAACTTGATATCTACGGAGATTTTGAGTATAATTTGGAGGATGATGACTTCATTGGTGCTGGCGGCCCAAAGATTTCCGAGCTACAGCCTGAACCAAAAATTAAAATGGTCTTCTCCTCCCTTAACCTTGGGAAAACAAATGGGACGCTGGGTATCCAGGTTCATGAGGGGATAGCAGATTTTGGAGCTTTAAAGGGCTCGTCCTATCTGCTCGAATCTCAGAATAAACCTAGTGGTGGAAGCTCTGTTGCTAATGTTGGATCAGAAGATTACCCTGTTACAAATTCTTTGGTTGATGGGAACAAAGAGCCTTCCCTTGCAGACTGTGAAGAACTCTATGGACCTGACAAAGAACCACTTATAGTAAAATATTCCTACTCTCTATCAACAACGCCTGTTGAGCAGATAGTCAAGAAGACATTACTTGGAGACAGCTCAGACGCTGAAAAGGATTCTGGAAAAGCAATTGAGAATCATGTGGGAAATTCAAATGTGGTTGCTAATTCAGACGCAGAAAAGGATTCTGGAAAAGCAATTGAGAATCATGTGGGAAATTCAAATGTGGTTGCTAATTCAAACTCCTCTCCTATGTTAGAAGAGTCATCTTCCTGTTCGCAGAAAAGGGAGAATGTGTCAAAGAAGGAGAAGAAATCTTACGTTGACAACAAGAAGGAATCAAAAAGCAGCAATTCCGTCATGCACAAG GTTGAAGCCTATATCAAAGAGCACGTTAGACCGTTGTGCAAGAGTGGTGTGATCACAGTAGAACAATACCGGTGGGCAGTGCAGAAAACTACAGAGAAAGTTATGAAATACCACTCGAAAGAGAAGAATGCAAATTTCCTCATAAAAGAAGGCGAAAAGGTAAAGAAACTTGCGGGGCAGTATGTGGAAGCCTCCCAGAAGGCAAAATAA